Proteins found in one Parcubacteria group bacterium genomic segment:
- the gltX gene encoding glutamate--tRNA ligase: MKKIRVRFAPSPTGFVHIGSLRTALYDYLFAKKTGGDFILKIEDTDQKRYVEGSVQSLIKSLDWMGLKWNEGVFLQTEIADDQATVVSSKNYPDILEVGEFGPYIQSEKLEIYKKYVDQLVKDGKAYYCFCEPERLENMRADLIAEKKAPMYDRYCLHNINEEKINENLKNNCPYTIRMKMPEGETIEVDDLVRGKVSFKTELIDDQILMKSDGFPTYHLANMVDDHEMGITHVIRGEEWLPSLPKHLILYRYFGWEAPKFAHLPLLLNPDKTKLSKRQGDVAVEDYIKKGYLKEAIINFVALLGWNPGAGETQEIFSLDELVEKFELEKVHKAGAVFDLKKLDWINAQYLKKLSIDELYEKALPFFEQKNFFQSAGVEKKSAEFLKKVLTVERDRLAKLSDVGENNQFFFSDDLQYDKTLLRWKEMSNDELKKNLEKSKNILENISQDNWTKENLEKALLEAAGEKRGELLWPLRSALTGAQKSPSPFEVAWVLGKLESIKRIDAALSLI, from the coding sequence ATGAAAAAAATCAGAGTGAGATTTGCGCCGTCGCCGACCGGATTTGTGCATATCGGTAGTTTGCGCACAGCTTTGTATGATTATTTATTTGCCAAAAAAACTGGCGGGGATTTTATTTTGAAAATTGAAGACACTGATCAGAAGCGCTATGTTGAAGGTTCGGTACAAAGCCTCATTAAATCGCTCGACTGGATGGGACTCAAGTGGAACGAAGGTGTTTTTTTGCAGACTGAGATTGCGGATGACCAAGCGACAGTCGTTAGCTCAAAAAATTACCCAGATATTTTGGAGGTGGGTGAATTTGGGCCTTATATCCAATCGGAAAAATTAGAAATCTACAAGAAATATGTCGATCAGTTAGTGAAAGACGGCAAAGCTTATTATTGCTTTTGCGAGCCAGAGCGACTGGAAAATATGCGAGCTGATTTGATTGCGGAGAAAAAAGCGCCGATGTATGACCGCTATTGTTTGCATAATATTAACGAAGAAAAAATTAACGAAAATCTCAAAAACAATTGTCCTTACACAATTAGGATGAAAATGCCCGAAGGGGAAACAATTGAAGTCGATGATCTAGTGCGCGGAAAGGTGAGCTTTAAGACCGAGCTCATTGATGACCAAATTCTTATGAAATCAGATGGCTTTCCGACCTATCACTTGGCCAATATGGTGGATGATCATGAAATGGGCATCACACACGTGATTCGGGGTGAAGAGTGGTTGCCAAGCTTACCCAAACATCTCATACTTTATCGCTATTTTGGCTGGGAAGCGCCCAAATTTGCCCATCTACCACTCCTGCTCAATCCTGACAAAACAAAACTGTCCAAGCGCCAAGGAGATGTAGCTGTTGAGGATTATATTAAAAAAGGTTACCTCAAAGAAGCGATCATAAATTTTGTGGCGCTTTTGGGCTGGAACCCGGGAGCAGGGGAGACGCAGGAGATTTTTTCATTGGATGAATTGGTGGAAAAATTTGAATTGGAAAAAGTGCACAAGGCTGGTGCAGTTTTTGATCTGAAAAAACTCGATTGGATCAATGCGCAATATCTGAAAAAACTTTCGATTGATGAACTTTATGAAAAAGCATTGCCATTTTTTGAACAGAAGAATTTTTTCCAAAGTGCCGGAGTGGAAAAAAAATCAGCAGAATTTCTCAAAAAAGTTCTGACGGTTGAACGTGACCGTCTGGCAAAATTGAGCGATGTTGGAGAAAATAATCAGTTCTTTTTTTCTGATGATTTGCAATACGACAAAACACTTTTGCGCTGGAAGGAAATGAGTAATGATGAACTGAAAAAAAATTTGGAAAAATCAAAAAATATTTTAGAAAATATTTCGCAAGATAATTGGACAAAAGAAAATCTGGAAAAAGCTCTTTTGGAAGCGGCGGGCGAAAAGAGGGGAGAGCTGCTCTGGCCGCTCCGCTCTGCCCTGACCGGAGCACAAAAATCCCCATCGCCTTTCGAGGTGGCTTGGGTTTTGGGAAAATTGGAAAGTATAAAAAGAATTGATGCGGCGCTTTCTTTAATTTAG
- a CDS encoding Maf family protein — MPRKIVLASKSERRKMLLRQIKLDFEIRESEYEEDMSAMSDPYELAKFLALGKAQDVAKYYADAIIIGADTFVFSGGKFIGKPKDTTDAKRILTDFSGKTHEIVTGLAIIDTKNNTVITDYDEARVTFRKLSAEEIDDYVATGEPLDKAGAYGLMHRGAVLIEKIEGDFYSVVGLPLNKLHLALKKLGVNTLEK; from the coding sequence ATGCCAAGAAAAATAGTTTTAGCTTCAAAATCAGAAAGACGAAAGATGCTTCTCAGGCAGATAAAGCTGGATTTTGAAATAAGAGAAAGTGAATACGAAGAAGACATGTCGGCTATGAGTGACCCCTATGAGTTGGCAAAGTTTTTAGCCTTGGGAAAAGCGCAAGATGTGGCCAAATATTACGCTGATGCCATTATCATCGGAGCTGACACGTTCGTTTTTTCTGGCGGAAAGTTTATAGGAAAACCCAAAGACACTACTGATGCCAAAAGAATACTGACTGATTTTTCCGGCAAAACCCACGAAATTGTTACAGGACTAGCGATTATCGATACGAAAAATAATACAGTTATCACTGATTATGATGAAGCGAGGGTGACTTTTAGAAAATTATCTGCGGAAGAGATTGACGATTATGTTGCGACTGGAGAGCCGCTGGATAAGGCCGGAGCATATGGCCTCATGCATCGCGGAGCAGTGCTGATTGAAAAAATTGAAGGCGATTTCTATTCCGTTGTCGGGTTACCACTCAACAAACTCCACCTGGCACTGAAAAAGTTGGGAGTTAACACGCTTGAAAAATAA
- a CDS encoding WecB/TagA/CpsF family glycosyltransferase, whose product MTEKEYKILGVRVDNLSRKEILEKIESFLDEGKFHQIATVNPEFILEAQNNLCFRTVLGNCALNIADGFGIRCAFWRHGWHLKSRVSGADLTLEILKLANQKKLAVHLVINKDGLNTFTEVRKAILKTYPNLKISGNDLDKNTVSCSLIADRCVLFCNFGAPDQEVFLNSQKDAKIRLAMGVGGSFDFLTGKVRRAPVFLRTVGLEWLWRLFQPQPWEHKKKRLKRIWGAVVVFPIKILICQEK is encoded by the coding sequence ATGACAGAAAAAGAATACAAAATTCTAGGTGTGCGGGTGGACAATCTTTCACGGAAAGAAATACTGGAAAAAATCGAGAGTTTTTTGGACGAGGGAAAATTTCACCAAATCGCCACGGTTAATCCTGAGTTTATCTTGGAAGCGCAAAATAATTTATGTTTTCGGACAGTGCTTGGCAATTGCGCTTTGAATATTGCTGACGGCTTTGGTATCAGATGCGCTTTTTGGCGGCATGGCTGGCATTTGAAATCCAGAGTATCCGGGGCCGATTTAACATTAGAAATATTAAAACTGGCTAATCAAAAAAAACTAGCTGTTCATCTTGTCATAAATAAGGATGGCTTGAACACCTTCACAGAGGTAAGAAAGGCTATTCTCAAGACCTATCCCAATTTGAAAATTAGTGGCAATGATTTGGATAAAAATACTGTTTCCTGCTCATTGATTGCTGATCGCTGTGTCCTGTTTTGCAACTTCGGCGCCCCCGATCAAGAAGTCTTTCTCAATTCCCAGAAAGATGCTAAAATACGGCTAGCGATGGGTGTGGGCGGATCCTTTGATTTTTTGACGGGAAAAGTCAGGCGTGCCCCGGTTTTTCTGCGGACAGTTGGCCTGGAATGGCTCTGGCGCCTCTTTCAACCACAACCCTGGGAGCATAAGAAAAAAAGACTGAAAAGAATCTGGGGCGCGGTCGTGGTTTTTCCGATTAAAATACTTATATGCCAAGAAAAATAG
- a CDS encoding HD domain-containing protein produces MNLKKLEKYLQEKILPDLEKSRGGFDRIHTLEVVEWLKQIISHNPELKLDETVLIIAAYAHDWGYSEIFKDGQVMDFEIIENAKKLHMELGAKKTEKLLQDAIFSFLTDEQKARIIHLVAVHDKKFEIKDVDEIILMEADVLSGLDINTKKQILDAKSNEKFMDSMLNIRIPKFITEFSKDQAKRLVKIRVNYFRKLKNL; encoded by the coding sequence ATGAATCTAAAAAAGCTAGAAAAATATCTCCAAGAAAAAATCCTGCCTGACTTGGAAAAAAGTCGTGGTGGTTTTGATCGGATTCATACGCTGGAAGTTGTTGAATGGCTGAAGCAAATCATAAGCCATAACCCAGAATTAAAATTAGACGAAACGGTCTTAATCATCGCAGCCTATGCTCATGATTGGGGCTATTCTGAAATATTCAAAGACGGCCAGGTTATGGATTTTGAGATTATTGAAAACGCCAAAAAATTACATATGGAGTTGGGCGCGAAAAAAACAGAAAAATTATTGCAAGATGCTATTTTTTCCTTTCTGACCGACGAACAAAAAGCGCGAATAATTCATTTGGTGGCGGTGCATGATAAAAAATTCGAAATTAAAGATGTTGACGAAATAATCTTAATGGAGGCGGATGTGTTAAGTGGTTTGGATATAAATACCAAAAAACAGATTTTAGATGCCAAATCTAATGAAAAATTCATGGATTCAATGCTAAATATTAGAATTCCGAAGTTTATTACGGAGTTTAGTAAGGATCAGGCCAAGAGATTAGTTAAAATTAGAGTTAATTATTTCAGAAAATTGAAGAATTTGTAG